One part of the Vicia villosa cultivar HV-30 ecotype Madison, WI linkage group LG6, Vvil1.0, whole genome shotgun sequence genome encodes these proteins:
- the LOC131611241 gene encoding putative receptor-like protein kinase At5g39000 isoform X2, translating to MLGNYSKHKSSSKKKYPAFIEELCRQFSLEDVRKSTNNFDEERIIGGTEFSIVYKGYLNHNGETDYPIALKGMRNIVFDEWKFKKEIELNCQLRHPNLTSFIGFCDHKDERILVYEYMLNGSVYDHLRLRDNESLSWKKRFEICIGAAKGLHYLHTGAKRAIFHCDIKPQNILLDKSMVPKLSHLGFSIQEKVSKSKPKPVKAEILIFGAFGYTAPECVRTNAFTEKCDVYSFGSFLERFPADEIIDPILMRSIAPRCLEVFVDIMQRCLKYDPNERPTMGEVEVELEHALALHEEADCCR from the exons ATGCTTGGAAATTACTCAAAGCATAAAAGTTCATCCAAGAAAAAATATCCTGCATTTATAGAAGAACTATGCCGTCAATTTTCCCTGGAAGATGTTAGGAAATCGACCAATAACTTTGACGAAGAACGAATAATCGGGGGAACAGAATTCAGTATAGTGTACAAAGGTTACCTCAACCATAACGGCGAAACTGATTATCCAATAGCATTGAAGGGGATGAGAAATATAGTCTTCGATGAATGGAAGTTCAAGAAGGAAATTGAACTCAACTGCCAACTTCGTCATCCGAATTTGACATCCTTTATAGGTTTCTGTGATCATAAGGACGAGAGAATTCTCGTGTATGAATACATGTTGAATGGATCTGTCTATGATCACTTGCGTTTAAGGGATAATGAATCACTCTCATGgaagaaaagatttgaaatttgcattgGAGCTGCAAAAGGACTACACTACCTTCACACTGGAGCTAAACGCGCGATTTTTCACTGTGATATAAAGCCTCAAAACATTCTCTTAGATAAAAGTATGGTACCAAAACTTTCACATCTTGGATTTTCCATACAAGAGAAGGTTTCTAAATCGAAGCCTAAACCAGTTAAAGCCGAGATCcttatttttg GTGCATTTGGTTACACGGCGCCCGAGTGTGTCCGAACTAATGCTTTCACGGAAAAATGTGATGTTTATTCCTTTG GTAGCTTCTTGGAAAGGTTCCCAGCTGATGAGATTATTGATCCTATTCTTATGAGATCGATTGCACCGCGCTGTTTGGAAGTGTTTGTGGATATCATGCAGAGATGCTTGAAGTATGACCCAAATGAAAGACCAACAATGGGTGAGGTTGAGGTTGAACTTGAGCATGCTCTGGCACTGCATGAGGAAGCAGATTGTTGTAGATAG
- the LOC131613210 gene encoding PI-PLC X domain-containing protein At5g67130-like, with protein sequence MSSLWCLVLLILSLAYNVASDNSIGTLKFLDDCDSDEDCGSGLSCSACPEKISVKKCVRATVTDQFKLINNSLPFNKYAFLTTHNAFAIEGEPSHTGVPRITINNQEHSITQQLNDGVRALMLDTYDFDGAVWLCHSFKGQCHDVTAFEPAIDTLKEIEAFLSANTNEIVTIILEDYVESPNGLTKVFTDSGLKKYWFPLASMPKNGENWPLVSDMVAKNQRLLVFTSKKGKEESEGIAYQWNYMVENQYGDDGMKEGNCPNRAESPSLDDKTKSLVLVNHFKSVPVKPLSCQDNSEGLINMLQTCFAAAGNRWANFVAVDFYSRSDGGGAFQAMDTLNGKLLCGCDDVHSCVPGSTSPVCSPQK encoded by the exons ATGAGTTCTCTTTGGTGTTTGGTTTTGTTAATTCTTTCATTGGCTTACAATGTTGCTTCTGATAATTCTATTGGAACTTTAAAG tttCTTGATGATTGCGATTCTGATGAAGATTGTGGAAGTGGACTAAGTTGTTCTGCATGTCCAGAAAAGATTTCTGTGAAAAAGTGTGTTAGAGCAACTGTGACAGATCAATTCAAGCTCAtt AATAATTCTCTTCCATTCAACAAATATGCATTTTTGACAACACATAATGCATTTGCCATTGAAGGAGAACCATCTCACACAGGTGTGCCTAGAATTACCATCAACAATCAAGAGCACAGCATCACTCAACAGCTTAAT GATGGAGTTCGTGCACTTATGTTAGATACATATGATTTTGATGGAGCTGTTTGGTTATGCCATTCATTTAAAGGTCAATGCCATGATGTTACAGCATTT GAACCGGCTATTGATACGTTGAAGGAAATCGAAGCATTTTTATCGGCGAATACAAATGAAATTGTGACAATTATCTTGGAAGATTATGTTGAATCTCCAAATGGTTTGACAAAGGTTTTCACTGATTCTGGTCTTAAGAAGTATTGGTTTCCATTGGCTAGCATGCCAAAAAATGGTGAGAATTGGCCACTAGTTAGTGATATGGTTGCCAAAAACCAAAGGTTATTAGTGTTTACTTCTAAGAAGGGTAAGGAAGAAAGTGAAGGCATTGCTTACCAATGGAATTACATGGTTGAAAATCAAT ATGGGGATGATGGAATGAAAGAAGGAAACTGCCCAAACAGGGCAGAATCACCTTCTCTTGATGATAAAACCAAATCTTTAGTATTGGTAAACCATTTTAAGAGTGTTCCAGTAAAGCCACTCTCATGTCAAGATAATTCTGAAGGACTCATTAACATGTTGCAAACTTGTTTTGCTGCTGCTGGTAACAGATGGGCTAATTTCGTAGCTGTCGATTTTTACTCG AGGAGTGATGGAGGAGGGGCATTTCAAGCTATGGATACTCTCAATGGAAAGCTATTGTGTGGATGTGATGATGTTCATTCATGTGTG CCTGGATCAACTTCACCAGTTTGCTCGCCACAAAAGTGA
- the LOC131611241 gene encoding putative receptor-like protein kinase At5g39000 isoform X1: MLGNYSKHKSSSKKKYPAFIEELCRQFSLEDVRKSTNNFDEERIIGGTEFSIVYKGYLNHNGETDYPIALKGMRNIVFDEWKFKKEIELNCQLRHPNLTSFIGFCDHKDERILVYEYMLNGSVYDHLRLRDNESLSWKKRFEICIGAAKGLHYLHTGAKRAIFHCDIKPQNILLDKSMVPKLSHLGFSIQEKVSKSKPKPVKAEILIFGAFGYTAPECVRTNAFTEKCDVYSFGMVLLEVACTNYKSSIFDKMVKLENTNRFLDESINAGSFLERFPADEIIDPILMRSIAPRCLEVFVDIMQRCLKYDPNERPTMGEVEVELEHALALHEEADCCR; encoded by the exons ATGCTTGGAAATTACTCAAAGCATAAAAGTTCATCCAAGAAAAAATATCCTGCATTTATAGAAGAACTATGCCGTCAATTTTCCCTGGAAGATGTTAGGAAATCGACCAATAACTTTGACGAAGAACGAATAATCGGGGGAACAGAATTCAGTATAGTGTACAAAGGTTACCTCAACCATAACGGCGAAACTGATTATCCAATAGCATTGAAGGGGATGAGAAATATAGTCTTCGATGAATGGAAGTTCAAGAAGGAAATTGAACTCAACTGCCAACTTCGTCATCCGAATTTGACATCCTTTATAGGTTTCTGTGATCATAAGGACGAGAGAATTCTCGTGTATGAATACATGTTGAATGGATCTGTCTATGATCACTTGCGTTTAAGGGATAATGAATCACTCTCATGgaagaaaagatttgaaatttgcattgGAGCTGCAAAAGGACTACACTACCTTCACACTGGAGCTAAACGCGCGATTTTTCACTGTGATATAAAGCCTCAAAACATTCTCTTAGATAAAAGTATGGTACCAAAACTTTCACATCTTGGATTTTCCATACAAGAGAAGGTTTCTAAATCGAAGCCTAAACCAGTTAAAGCCGAGATCcttatttttg GTGCATTTGGTTACACGGCGCCCGAGTGTGTCCGAACTAATGCTTTCACGGAAAAATGTGATGTTTATTCCTTTGGTATGGTTCTACTTGAAGTAGCATGCACAAACTACAAGAGTAGCATTTTTGATAAGATGGTAAAGTTAGAGAACACGAACCGGTTCTTAGATGAGTCGATTAATGCAGGTAGCTTCTTGGAAAGGTTCCCAGCTGATGAGATTATTGATCCTATTCTTATGAGATCGATTGCACCGCGCTGTTTGGAAGTGTTTGTGGATATCATGCAGAGATGCTTGAAGTATGACCCAAATGAAAGACCAACAATGGGTGAGGTTGAGGTTGAACTTGAGCATGCTCTGGCACTGCATGAGGAAGCAGATTGTTGTAGATAG
- the LOC131613211 gene encoding uncharacterized protein LOC131613211: MFSAWMEANKTYIEARNLTYSTFLFKFVYDKRYRRWKPHKKGHRIGILIWVPPSTGELYYLRMMLTVIKGPTCFDDLKKACGIVCESFRDACFEMGFLNDDKEYVAAINEDEAPMAHKNCFEALDKILIDVMSKKGLAMLLQKTVEGRDNTGNDELAVFSKWILDVGDGKICEPNYGLVDIEIPQELLISNFDDPIKAIVDSTYPNLLENFQNVAYLQGKSILASTIEVVDKINHYVLDLIPGEEKEYLSSDEIDRTNTSYTGAYEVLTPEFLSMLRTSGLPNHRIKLKVGTPIMLMRNLDQIDGLCNGTWMIVTRLANHVIEAKIMSGKNIRNIFYISQMSMSPYESPWPFMLIRRQFSIIVSYAMTINKSQGQSLDSVGLYFPTPVFSHGQLYVAISRVTIKSSLKILIHDDKNEPCSTTINVVYKEVFQSFC, translated from the exons ATGTTTTCAGCTTGGATGGAAGCAAACAAGACTTACATAGAGGCAAGGAATTTGACTTACTCTACTTTTCTTTTCAAGTTTGTTTATGATAAAAGATACCGACGATGGAAACCACATAAAAAAGGTCATAGAATTGGAATACTAATTTGGGTTCCCCCAAGTACTGGCGAGCTATATTACCTTAGAATGATGCTGACAGTTATTAAGGGACCAACTTGCTTTGACGATTTAAAAAAGGCGTGTGGGATCGTTTGTGAGAGTTTTAGAGATGCATGCTTCGAAATGGGATTTCTTAACGATGACAAGGAATATGTTGCAGCCATAAATGAG GATGAAGCACCTATGGCCCATAAGAACTGCTTTGAGGCATTGGATAAGATCCTTATAGATGTCATGAGCAAAAAGGGTCTTGCGATGTTACTGCAAAAAACTGTTGAG GGAAGAGATAATACAGGTAATGATGAACTAGCAGTTTTCTCTAAGTGGATATTAGATGTTGGTGATGGTAAGATATGTGAACCAAATTATGGATTGGTTGATATAGAAATTCCTCAAGAGCTATTAATATCCAATTTTGATGATCCTATAAAAGCTATAGTTGATAGCACATATCCCAATTTATtggaaaattttcaaaatgtgGCATATTTACAAGGAAAATCAATTCTTGCCTCAACCATTGAAGTTGTGGATAAAATCAATCATTATGTATTAGACCTTATTCCag gagaagagaaagagtATTTGAGTTCCGATGAAATTGATAGAACTAATACAAGTTATACTGGAGCGTATGAAGTTCTAACTCCAGAATTTCTTAGTATGCTAAGAACATCAGGTCTACCAAATCATAGAATCAAATTGAAGGTTGGTACTCCAATTATGCTAATGAGAAATTTGGATCAAATTGATGGATTGTGCAATGGAACATGGATGATTGTTACAAGGTTGGCAAATCATGTTATTGAGGCAAAAATTATGTCTGGAAAAAACATTCgtaatatcttttatatttctcAGATGTCTATGTCACCTTATGAGTCACCTTGGCCCTTTATGTTGATTAGGAGGCAATTTTCTATCATTGTCTCTTACGCAATGACAATAAACAAATCCCAAGGACAATCGCTTGATAGCGTCGGATTGTATTTTCCTACTCCTGTTTTTAGTCATGGACAGTTATATGTTGCAATTTCAAGAGTTACAATCAAAAGTAGTCTTAAAATCTTGATACATGATGATAAAAATGAACCATGTTCTACCACTATAAATGTTGTATACAAGGAAGTTTTCCAATCATTTTGTTAG